The nucleotide window CAGCGGCCGTAAGTTCGGAAGGAGAGTCGTAGTTTCGATATTTTGGAGGATTGGATTGCTCGAAACAGCCGGTGAGTAGGTCCGCGAATCTACCTTTAATCATCCTTCGTATCAAGTCAAATCACAAACTCTTAGAAACTCAAAACCACTACGAGTAGTATGGAATCTGACCGTTTTGAATTTACAAACTCGCCAGTTCAAACAGGGGCTCTTATTGGCATTCTCGTGGGGGTTGTCCAGAGCTTCATCTTCCCAGTTGAGTTCTCAGCAGCGACCTTTTTGCTTGTGGGAATAGTCCTTGTCCTCTTCGGAGACCGGTCTTGGCCTGATGTTGGACGTGCCCTGATTTCTCTCACCATCGCTACTTCCATCGTCGCAATATTGTACAGGCTCATATTTGGCGGCCCCTGGTTCTAAATTGGATACCGCTGGAATACTACTTACTGCACTAAGCAATCAGTGATTCACCTGTACGTAACGATTAGTGGTGAGGTGTCGACGAGGCCCAGCAACCGGTTGCGGTTCGCACCAGCGTCGGTACCGTGAGCGAGGGAGGCGTGGCTTCGCCAGGCCGACCGTGGCTCGCGGCCTTTTTGGCATCACGGGAAATCGAAGATTTCCCGTTAGTAGTGGGATTCCGGAGGAATCCCACAACATGAACGGGTTTGCGGGGGGTCTGGCCGCAGCGCGTCGGCGGAGCCGACGCGCGAGGACATGCCCCCCGCAAAAGAGGTTCGTTAGTACTTGGGATCCGCGCCCGTGACCGCGTACACCTCGTCCATCAGGTCGTCGCGCTGCTCCTGCCAGATCTCGAACGCGCCCGGTTTCGAGGGGTATCGGTCGTAGTGCTCGATGAGCTCCTCGGCGTAGCCCTTCACCTGGTAGAAGTCCCTGATCTGCTGCCAGTACCCGTAGCTGTCGATGGCGGTACGGAGCTTCAGCTTCCACCCCATCGACGTCTTCCCCGAGTAGAGCGCCTCCGCGAGCTTCTCGCCGGGCAGGGAGGCAAGCAGGCCCATCAGGTCGTCCACGTCCACCGCGGTCGCGAGGATGTTGTACACGTCCAGCCCGGCGTACCGGCCGCCGAAGTGGTCCATGACGCGCTCGTTGTAGTGCCACAGCGCCTCCTCGGAGGTGTCGCCCTCGCCGATGGCCCTGACGGCCTGCTCTGCGGCGTACTTGCCGGCGTAGGCCGCGCCCGCGATACCGCCGCCGGTCGTGGGGTTGACGTGGCCCGCGGCGTCGCCGACGGCGACGAACCCCGGCGCGACCGCCGAGTCGTACGGCCGGCGCGTGGGGAGAGCGGCGCCGAGCTTGTCCTTCACCGTCGCGCCCGCGAACTCCGCGCGGTTGCGGAGGTCCTGCTTGAGGTCCTCGACGAGCTTCATCGGCTCCTCGGTCATCTGGAAGCCGAGCCCGGCGTTGATCTCCGTGCTCGTGCGTGGGAAGTACCAGACGTAACCCGCAGCCGTGGTGGTCGGCTTGAACACGAGCGCGTCGGTCCACTCCACCGGCTCCTGGACCTCGACGACCTCGCGGTAGGCGGAACAGAACTGCGAGTAGGAGACGTTCGTGTCGAACGTCGCGTCCGAGAGGTCGGCCTTGTCCTGGAGGATGGAGAGCGAGCCGGCGGCGTCGACGACGACCTCGGCGTCGTACTCCACGACGTCGCCCTTCCGTTTGGCGCGGACGCCGGTGACCCGGCCGTCGTCGTCCTGGGTGACGTCCTGGACGACCGTGTCGTAGTGGAAGTCGACGCCCTTGGCCGCGGCGCCGTCGATGATGCGCCGGCCGTACTCCCACCGGTCGATGACGGCGAGCTCGCCGGGGACGGGGATCTCGAGGACCGTGTCGTGGCTCGGGATCTCGAAGCGGCCGTGGGTCACGTCGGTGTTCGTGAACGCCGGCTCGATGGCCTCCTTCGGGATGGCGTCCGGGAACGCGTCCGCGCCCTTCAGCGCGTCGCCGCAGGCGATGTGGCCCGCCTCCTCCTCGTCCTTGCGCTCGACGACGACGACGTCCAGGCCCGCCTCGGCGGCCGTGGCCGCCGCGTAGCAGCCCGCCGTGCCAGCGCCGACGACCGCGATGTCCGGCTCGTAGGTACTCATTGGCCGAAACTCCCTCCCGACGCGCCTAAACTCTTTATTCCCTGAACGGCGCCGATTCCGATCGGTGGATGGTCTCTTGGTCGGCGAGAACGGGGTGCAGACCGCGAAAGCCCCCCGGCTCTCGGCTCGGGGCGGCCGCTGCGCTCCTCACTCGGCTCGCTTTGCTCGCCTCGTTGCGGTGCTTGTCGGTCCGCGCCAGCGCCGAGAGCCGCGGCCCCTTTCAGTCCCACCCGCCAGTGTGTCGGTTATGGTCGCAGGCGGACTACCGAATGTACCGCGTTCGGTAGTCGGGTAGGGCGTCGCTGATTCGATTCCGAAACGCGCGACTGAGGGAATCGACGGGCCAGTCCGACGTTACGAAATCAGCCAGAGCGTCGGCGGCGATGGACGCGAAAACCCGCTACTCCTCGCCGGACTCGTAGTGATCGCCGGCGGCCTCGGGGATGCGCGTCCGGCCGAACAGCGCGAGCACGACGATGACGGTGATGTAGGGAACCGTTCGGACCAGCGCGGCCGGCACGGCGAAGATGTCCCGCGCCTGCAGGGTGAGCTGGAGCGCGTCGAGTCCCGCGAACAGCAGCGTCGACAGCAGCGCGCCGATCGGGTTGTAGTTGCCGAACAGGTACGCCACGATGGCGATGAACCCCTTGCCGTTCACCATCGTCGGGCCGTTGCCCGTGAACTGGCCGAGCGAGAGCGCCAGGGCCGCGCCGCCGATACCGGCGAGCACGCCCGAGAGGATGGCCGCCTTGTAGCGCACGAGCGAGACGTTCACGCCGGCGGTGTCGAGCGCCTTCGGGTTCTCGCCTGAGGCCCGAACGTGCCGGCCGAACGCGGTGCGGTTGAGCACCCACCAGCAGACCGCGACCGCGACGAACATGAGGTACACGACGGGGGTGGCGTTGAACAGCGCGCCGACGGTGGGGAGCCCCGCCGCCCGGGCCATCCAGTCGACGACGACCGTCGAGAGCACCGGAACCCCGCTCTCCGCCAGCATCGCCGGAACCGTTCGGAACGTCGCCACGCCGTCGGTGTTCGTGCTCCCGTAGACGACCTGCGAGAGGAACGGCGCCAGCCCGAGCGCGATGAGCCACACCGCGAGCCCCGCGATGATCTGGTCGGCGCGGAACTCGATGCAGACGACCGCGAACAGCAGCGCGAGGAGTGCGGAGGCGACGATGCCGCCGCCCAGGCCGAACCAGACGCTCCCGGTGATGTCGGTGACGTACACGCCCGCGAACGCGGCGATGATGAGCAGCCCCTCGAGCCCGATGTTGATGACGCCGGACTTCTCGGCGAAGATGCCCCCGAGCGCCGCGAACGCGATGGGCACTGAGAGCCGGAGCGCCGACGACATCGTCGTGTTCGCGAACAATACGTCCACGAATCGTCCGAGGGGAGTGTCAGGAAGGAGTTGGCCGGCGACCACGACGAGCGCGAACATCGCCAGCACCGCGAGGCCGATACCGGTTCTGAGCCCGAGCGAGGAGAACCGATCGAGGAGCGTCCCGTTCCCGTCGGAATCGCCTCCGTCGTCCGCGTCGGTCCCGCTCATCGGTCCTCACCTCCCTCGCTCCCGCCGTCGTCGTCGACGACCCGTCCGCCGTCCGCGGCGACGGTGTCGCGCTCGGCGGTGTCGAGGCCGGCGTACCGGCCGGCCATCCGGAAGAACTCCGGCATCGCGACGAAGAGGACGATGAGCCCCCGGAGCACGCCGACGAGCTGGGGCGGCACGTCCGTCCCCACGTCGACGACGATGCTGCCCGATTTGAGCACGCCGAACAGCAGCGCCGCGGCCGCCACCCCGAGCGGGTTGTTCCCCGCGAGGATGGAGACGGTGATGCCGTCGAAGCCGTAGTCGGGGACGCCCGTCTGGAAGTTGCCGAGGATCATCATGACGTACACCGCGCCGCCGATGCCGGCGAGCGCGCCCGAGAGCGCCATGCTGGCGACGACCGTCCGCGCCGCGTCGACGCCGCCGTACTCGGCGGCCTCGGGCTGGAGCCCGCTCGTCCGGAGGTCGTAGCCGAACGCGGTTCGGACGAGCAGGTACGCCATCGCGGCCGCGAGCACCAGCGCGAAGCCGAGCGCGAGCAGCGACACGTTCGCCCGGTCGGGGAACACGACGCGCGGGAACACGGCGTACTCGGGCAGCGCACGCGTCTGGGTCGCGAAGCTGTCGGGGTCCTTGAAGTGGTTCTGGACGAGATACAGCGCGACCGAGGTGGCGACGAAGTTCAGCATGATCGTCGTGATCACCTCGTTGGCGTCGGCGTACGCCTTCAGCGCGCCGGGGATCGCCCCGAACAGCCCGCCCGCCACCGCCCCGACGACGAGGCCGAACGGGACGAGCACGAGCGTCCCGACGAGCCCCGAGACGAACGAGGAGGCGGCGAGCACCGCGAGCGCCGTCGCCAGCGCGCCGACGACGAGTTGGCCCTGGCCGCCGATGTTGAAGATGCCGGCCTTGAACGCGACTGCGACCGCGAGCCCCGTGAACAGCAGCACCGTCGTCTCCCCGAGCGTCGTGGCGAACTGGCCGTTCAGCGGGTTCTCCGCGAGGTTCCCGAACGCGCCGAGGAACAGCCGGTCGTACACGACGAACGGGTCGTAGCAGAAGCCGACCCCGAGCAGCGAGTACGCCGCCGACTGGCACGACGTCATCCGACCCGCGCCGAGGATGAGGAAGAAGCCGATGACGACCGACAGCAGCAGCGCCGACCCGGAGATGAGGAGCCGCTCGGTCGCGGAGGCGCGCGTGAGCCGGGCGAGCAGCGGCGTCGCCCGCTCGCGGAACGCCGAGAACCGGCCGTCGCCCGCATCGTCGTCCGACGGCGGGCCGCCCTCACTCATGGCTCACCTCGCCCGAGCCGGGATCCCGGCTCGGGTCACCCACCTCGTCGGACTCCGAGGTCCGGCCCGGACTCCCCCCCTCCGTGACCGCCCCCGTCGAGGCGTGCGGCACCGACTCGGGCTCCTCGCCCGCCATCAGCAGCCCGAGCTGTTCCTCGGTCACCTCGTCGGGGTCGACGACGGCGACGATGCGGCCGCGGTACATCACGGCGAGGCGGTCGGAGAGCCCCCGGACCTCGTCAAGCTTCGAGGAGACGAGGAGCACCCCCCGGCCGTCGTCCCGGAGGTCGACGAGCCGGTCGTGGATGAACTCCGTCGAGCCGATGTCGACGCCGCGGGTCGGGTGGGAGGCGACGAGGCAGGTCGGCTCGCGGGCGAACTCACGCCCGACGATGAACTTCTGCTGGTTGCCCCCGGAGAGCGACTTCGCGGTCGCGGCCGCGTCCGGCGGCCGCACGTCGTACTCCGCGATCACGTCCTCGGCGTGGTCGCCGGCGTGCTCCCAGTCGAGGCGCCCGCCGCGAGCGAACGGCTCGTCGTGCTGGGAGCCGAGCACGCCGTTCTCGGTCAGGTCGAAGTCCATGACGAGCCCGCGCTCCTGCCGGTCCTCGGGGATGTACGCCATGCCGGAGCGCGTTCGCTCGCGCCGCGACGCCTCCGTCACGTCCCTGCCAGCGAGCGTCACGCTGCCCGCCTCGGGCTCGCGCAGGCCGGTGATCACGTCGACGAGTTCGGACTGTCCGTTGCCGTCGACGCCGGCGATGCCGAACACCTCGCCCTCGTGGAGCGTGAACGAGACGTCGTCGACGGCGGTCACGTCCCGGTCGTCGGTCGCCGAGACGCCCGACACGTCGAGGATCGGCCCGCCGGGGTCGGCCGGCGCCGAGTCGGTCTCGAGCACCACCTCGCGCCCGACCATCAGTTCGGCGAGCTCCTCCCGGGAGGTGTCGTCGGTCCGGACGCTGCCGACGTTTCGCCCGTCGCGGAGCACCGTCACCTCGTCGGCCGCCTCCAGCGCCTCTCCCAGCTTGTGCGTGATGAAGATGACCGTCTTCCCCTGCTCGGTCAGCTCCTCGAGCACCCCGAACAGGTCCTCGACCTCCTGGGGCGTGAGCACCGCCGTCGGCTCGTCGAGGATGAGGACGTCGGCACCGCGGTACAGCGCCTTCAGGATCTCGACGCGCTGCTGGACGCCGACGCTCACGTCCGCGACCGTCGCGTCGGGTTCCACGTCGAAGCCGTACCGCTCGGAGAGGTCGAGCACGGCGGCCCGGGCGGCGTCCCGGTCGATCGCCAGCCCGCCCCACTTGCGCGGCTCGTTGCCGAGCGTGATGTTCTCGGCGACGGTCATCGGGTCGACCAGCATGAAGTGCTGGTGGATCATCCCGACCCCGGCGTCGATTGCGTCCCGCGGCGAGTCGAACCGGCGCGGCGGGTCGGCGTACTCGCCGTCCTCGTCCGTCTCCAGCCCGTCGCCGTCGACGTACACCTCGCCCTCGGTCGGGTCGTACAGCCCGTAGAGGACGTTCATCAGCGTCGTCTTGCCGGCGCCGTTCTCGCCGAGCAGGGCGTGCACCGTCCCTCGCTCGACGGACAGCGTCACGTCGTCGTTGGCGACGACTCCGGGGAAGCGTTTCGTGATCCCGTCGAGACGAACCGCCTCAGTCATTCGTCACCGCTTTCGACGGTGACGCCATAAACGGCCCGTTTCTGGCCGGGTCGGTCGGTCGAGGAAGAATCGCGGCCGACGAGCGGCTCCGCTCGAGGCCGGGCCTGCCAGGTCGTGAGGGAGTCGACAGTCGGAAAGTCCCGATAGGTCGTGAAAACGCGGCCGGGCGGTCGGCGGGTGGGCCGACTTACAGTTCGCCGGGGGTCTGCGGGACCTCGAGGCCCCCGTCGATGATCGACTGGCGGGACTCCGAGATCTGCGTCTTGACGTCCGAGGAGATCTCGCTGCCGAGTTCCGCGCCGTAGACGGCGGCGACGCCCTCCTGCTCCAGACCGAGCGCGACGGTCGAACCCGACTGGAACTCGCCGTTCACCTTCGCCTCGACGGCGTTGTAGACGGCGGTGTCGACGCGCTTGACCATCGACGCGAGGATCACGTCGGCGTAGTTCGACCGCGTCTTGGACTGGTCCTGGTCGACGCCGATCGCGAAGCAGCCGGCCTCCTGGGCCGCCTGGAAGACGCCCGTCCCGGTGTTGCCCGCCGCGTGGTAGACGATGTCGGCGCCGTCGTTGTACATCGCGAGCGCGGCCTCCTGGCCGCCGCTCGGGTCGTTGAAGTCGCCGACGTACGTCGTCTTGATGTCCACGTCCGAGTTGGCGTGCTTCACGCCCGCCTTGTAGCCGGCCTCGAACTTCTGGATGAGGCTGCTCTCGACGCCACCCACGAAGCCGACGCTGGTCGAGTCGGACTGGGTCGAGCCCGACCCCGCCGAGAACGACTGGGACGTGAGGATGCCCGCGAGCTGGCCGACGAGGAACGAGCCCTCGTGCTCCGCGAACACGTAGGAGGCGACGTTGTCGCTCTCGACCACGGAGTCGACGATCATGAAGTCCTGGTCCGGGAAGTTGCCCGAGGTCTCCGAGAGCGCGTCGGCCTGCAGGAAGCCGATGCAGGAGACCAGCCCGTAGTCCGGATCGGTCGACTGGGCGTACTGCTGCTGGTACGTCGCGAACTCGGAGACCGAACCCGGCTGGGACTCGTCGTAGGAGACGTCGAACTCCTCGGCGGACTGCTTGATGCCGGTCTGTGCCTGGTCGTTGAACGAGCCGTCGCCCAGGCCGCCGGTCGCGTACACCATCCCGACGTTGAGCTCGGCCGAGCCCTCCGCGGAGCCGCCCGCGCCCGTCCCCTCGTCCGACGTCGCCTCGGTGTCGGTCGGTTCGTCGGTCGAGCCGTCGCCGTTCCCGGAGGAACCGTCGTCCTCCGGGCCGCCGGTACAACCTGCGAGGCCGACGATGCCGGCCGCGCTGGCTCCCTTCACGAACGTGCGTCTGTCTATGTCTCGGGACATACACGTACTCCCGTAGTTAACCCGTTTAAAATCGTCGTCTCCACGCGCTACCGCTCGCCCGCCCCCTCGACGGCCGCCTCGACGACCCCGGTCACCTCCGCCACCAGCGCGTCCACGTCGTCGCTTTCGGCGTACACGCGGACGTACGGTTCGGTCCCGCTCGGCCGGACGAGCGCCCACGCGTCGTCCGGGAAGGTGAGTCGGACGCCGTACTCCGTCGAGACGGTCGCCCCGGGGAAGCGCTCGGGGAGCGTCGTCCCGAGACGATCCATGACGGCCTCCTTCGCCCCGTCCGGGCAGTCGACGCTCCGCTTCCGGTACGGTCGCTCCGTCACCGGGGAACGGAGGCCGGCGAGGCCGCCGATGGCCCCGACGTCGGTGTCCGAGGACTCGGCGGCCGCCTCGGCGACGAGACGGGTCAGCACCGCCGCGCTCGTCACCCCGTCGATCCAGCCGCCGAACCCAGTGTGGATGTGCTTCCACGGCTCGGCCGCGAACACCACGTCGCCGCCGTCGTCCCGGGCCGACGCGATGCCGTCGTGGAGGTAGCCGAGCGCGACGCGCTCGACGCGCCCGCCCGCCTCGCGGACGCGCTCGTCGATGCGGCCCGAGGCGTTCGGCGTCGTCACGACGACGGGGTCGGCCGCGTCGCTCTCCCTGACGTACAACTCGGCGAGGATGGCGAGCACGGTGTCCTCGTGGACGACCTCCCCCTCGCCGTCGACGAGCACGATGCGATCGGCGTCGCCGTCGTGACCGATGCCGAACGCGGCCCCGCCGTCCCGGACGAACGCCCGGAGGTCCGCGAGTGACTCCGCGGTCGGCTTCGACTCGCGGCCGGGGAAGTGCCCGTCCACGTTCGCGTTCAGGGTCACCACGTCGGCGCCGAGCGCGCGGAGGACGTGCGGGGTCGCGAGCGAGGCCATCCCGTTGCCGCAGTCGACGGCGACGCGGAGGCCGTCCGGGTCGGCGCCGAACCCCGACGCGTACGCGGCGACCGCGTCGCGGTACGTCTCCAGCACGTCGGCCGCGGAGACGTCGCCCCACTCGTCCCAGTGGGCGGGCGGGACGCCCCCCGCGACCCGCTCCTCGACGTCTGTCTCGGCCGTCTCGGCGTACTCGACGCCGTCGCTGAACACCTTGATGCCGTTGTCGGCAGGGGGGTTGTGCGACGCGGTGAGCATCACGCCGCGGCGCCCGCGCGAGGCGAACGCGAGCCCCGGCGTCGGAAGCTGGCCGAGGCGTATCACGTCGGCGCCGGCGGAGGTGAGTCCCGCCTCCACCGCGGCCGCGAGCGACGGGCCGGTGACGCGGCCGTCGCGTGCGACGACGAACTCGTGGTCGCCCACCTCGACCGCCGCCGCGCCGACGGCGCGCGCCACGTCGAGCGCGAGTTCGGGCGTGACGCGCTCCTCGGCGCTCCCCCGGATACCGGCGGTACCGAACAGGTCCATACCCGAGGCCACGGCTGCGACGCTAAAAGACTCCCCCGAAATCGTCCGCCGAAGGTTCGAATACCGGGACCCGACCAGCGCCCCCGTGACCTGACGAGCAGCCCCCTCCCGGCAAGCGGTGGTGTCTCGCATCGAAGCGGTGGTCGACGCGGGCGTGTGGCACGCCGGAGGGGTGGACACGACGGGGAGAGAACCCTATTCGGGGAACGCGACAAGTGCCACCTGCCAGCCCCGAAACCACCAGCCAACCCCCTCGGCACCGCCGTCCGACTTTAGGCGCCAGGGGACGCAGCATCCGCCATGAGCGACGCGACAGACGGGAGCGACGCGACCGGGGACCGCGTCCGCGCGCACGTGTTCGTCTCCGGGAGAGTCCAGGGCGTCTACTACCGGGCGAGCACCCGCGACGCCGCGAGGGACCGCGGCGTCCACGGCTGGGTTCGGAACCTGGACGACGGCCGCGTCGAAGCGGTCTTCGAGGGGAGCCGCGACGACGTGGAGGCCATGGTCGAGTGGTGCCGGACCGGGAGCGACGCCGCCGTCGTCGAGGACGTCGACGCCGAGTACGGCGACCCCGAAGGGGAGTCGGGGTTCGTCGTCCGGCGCTGAGTCGGGCCGCCGTCGGTCGCCGGGCGCCGAGCGACGGGTGACCGGTGGGAGCTATCAGTCCGTCGCCGCGACGTCGCCCGACTTCGCCCGCTCCTCGGTCCCGTCGTCGGGCGACGGTTTCGACTCCGGTAGCGGCCGATCCGGATCGAATCCGAGTGTGCGGTCCCAGACGACGAGCGCCGACGGGAGCACGAACAGCGACGCGAGGAACGAGTAGAGGATCGACAGCGCGGTGAGCACACCGAACTGGCCGAGCACGGTCAGGATTGCGAGCACGAGCACGCCGATGCCCGTCGTCGTGGTGAGCATGCTCCCCGCGAGCGCGCCGCCGGTGCCGCGTACGGTCCGGTCGAGCGACACGAACAGTCCGTGTTCCCGTCGCTCGTCGACGAACCGGTGGGTCACGTGGACCGAGTAGTCGATGCCGAGCCCGATCGTGAGCGCGAGGATGGTCGCGGTGAAGGCGTTGAACGAGATGCCCGCGAGACGCATCGTCGCCGCCACGCCGGCGACGGCGACGAGGATGGGGACGGTGTTCGCCAGCCCCAGCGACGCGTACCCCTCGAGGATCCGGTAGACCACGAGCAGGAAGACGACGGTCAACCCGAGCGCGATCGCCAGGCTCTGGACGGCAGACTGGAAGATGAGGTCCGAGACCGCCTTGAAGACCACGGTGTTCCCAGTCGCCGTCGCGTCGTCGCGGTGGCGGTCGGCCATCGCTCGGGCGTCGTCGGTGATCTCGCCCTGGGAGGCGCTCGCCTTCGTCGTGTAGACGACGCGCGCGGACCGGCGGTCGTCCGAGAGGTACTGGGCGGCCTGGGCGCCGGCGGGCGAGGAGAGGAGCGCGTCGTACACCTGGCCGAGGTTGTCGTCGGGGATACCGTTGCCGTCCGCGTCGTTACGGGCGACGAGCTGCCGGAACTCCTCGTCCTCCTCGGCGTGCGACCGGACGACGGTGACGATGCTCGTCGACTCCGCCTGTCGGCCCTCGCTCACGATCGAGTCCGGTGGGGACTCACCCATCCGGTGGAGTTCCTCCAGCGCGGTGTCCCGTTGCATCCGTCCCTCCACGTACACCGTCACCTGCCCGTCGTTCGTGCTCTCGAAGTTGTCGTCCAGGAAGTTCAGCGTCGCCACCACCGAGTAGTCCGCCGGGGCGAACGGCTCGGGGAGCGATTCGAGGTACGCCGGCGTCTCCTCGGGCGGGAGGAAGTCCTCCTGCGAGAAGGACGTGTCCACGCCGGTCGCGTAGGCGCCCGCGGCCAGCGAACTGACGAGCACGACTGCCAGGAAAACGGTCGGGGCGGCCCGGGCGATGGAGACGCCGCCCGAGAGGACCCGGCTGAGCCGGCTGCCCTCGGCCCCGAGCGGCTTCTGACTGAACGTCGGGATCGGAATCCGGTCGCGTCGGCGGTCGATCCACACCTTCGCGGCCGGGAGGAACACCCCGAACAGCAGGAACGTGAAGACGATGCCGACCGCCGCGACCACGCCGAAGTCCTTGATCGGTTCGAGGTCGGAGACGAGGTTCGAGAGGAAGCCGATGACGGTCGTCCCGGTGACGATGAAGAACGCGACGAGCAGCTGTCGGGTCGTCGCCTCCATCGCGCCATCGACGCCCAGGGCGTCGAGGTCCTCCCGGTACCGGTTCACCACGTGGATGCCGAAGTCGATGCCGACCGCGAGCAGCAGCGGCGGCACCGCGATCATCATCTGGTTGAACGGGATGCCCGCCAGCCCGAGGAACCCGAACGTCCAGACGATGGCCATCAGGAGCGTCGCCGTCCCGAGCAGCAGGTCGAGCAGGTCTCGGTAGGCGACGACGAGGAAGAAGACGATGAACACCACCGCAGCCGGGGTGACGATGAGCAGCGAGTCGACGAT belongs to Halorarum halophilum and includes:
- a CDS encoding geranylgeranyl reductase family protein, which gives rise to MSTYEPDIAVVGAGTAGCYAAATAAEAGLDVVVVERKDEEEAGHIACGDALKGADAFPDAIPKEAIEPAFTNTDVTHGRFEIPSHDTVLEIPVPGELAVIDRWEYGRRIIDGAAAKGVDFHYDTVVQDVTQDDDGRVTGVRAKRKGDVVEYDAEVVVDAAGSLSILQDKADLSDATFDTNVSYSQFCSAYREVVEVQEPVEWTDALVFKPTTTAAGYVWYFPRTSTEINAGLGFQMTEEPMKLVEDLKQDLRNRAEFAGATVKDKLGAALPTRRPYDSAVAPGFVAVGDAAGHVNPTTGGGIAGAAYAGKYAAEQAVRAIGEGDTSEEALWHYNERVMDHFGGRYAGLDVYNILATAVDVDDLMGLLASLPGEKLAEALYSGKTSMGWKLKLRTAIDSYGYWQQIRDFYQVKGYAEELIEHYDRYPSKPGAFEIWQEQRDDLMDEVYAVTGADPKY
- a CDS encoding ABC transporter permease codes for the protein MSGTDADDGGDSDGNGTLLDRFSSLGLRTGIGLAVLAMFALVVVAGQLLPDTPLGRFVDVLFANTTMSSALRLSVPIAFAALGGIFAEKSGVINIGLEGLLIIAAFAGVYVTDITGSVWFGLGGGIVASALLALLFAVVCIEFRADQIIAGLAVWLIALGLAPFLSQVVYGSTNTDGVATFRTVPAMLAESGVPVLSTVVVDWMARAAGLPTVGALFNATPVVYLMFVAVAVCWWVLNRTAFGRHVRASGENPKALDTAGVNVSLVRYKAAILSGVLAGIGGAALALSLGQFTGNGPTMVNGKGFIAIVAYLFGNYNPIGALLSTLLFAGLDALQLTLQARDIFAVPAALVRTVPYITVIVVLALFGRTRIPEAAGDHYESGEE
- a CDS encoding ABC transporter permease — protein: MSEGGPPSDDDAGDGRFSAFRERATPLLARLTRASATERLLISGSALLLSVVIGFFLILGAGRMTSCQSAAYSLLGVGFCYDPFVVYDRLFLGAFGNLAENPLNGQFATTLGETTVLLFTGLAVAVAFKAGIFNIGGQGQLVVGALATALAVLAASSFVSGLVGTLVLVPFGLVVGAVAGGLFGAIPGALKAYADANEVITTIMLNFVATSVALYLVQNHFKDPDSFATQTRALPEYAVFPRVVFPDRANVSLLALGFALVLAAAMAYLLVRTAFGYDLRTSGLQPEAAEYGGVDAARTVVASMALSGALAGIGGAVYVMMILGNFQTGVPDYGFDGITVSILAGNNPLGVAAAALLFGVLKSGSIVVDVGTDVPPQLVGVLRGLIVLFVAMPEFFRMAGRYAGLDTAERDTVAADGGRVVDDDGGSEGGEDR
- a CDS encoding ABC transporter ATP-binding protein, translated to MTEAVRLDGITKRFPGVVANDDVTLSVERGTVHALLGENGAGKTTLMNVLYGLYDPTEGEVYVDGDGLETDEDGEYADPPRRFDSPRDAIDAGVGMIHQHFMLVDPMTVAENITLGNEPRKWGGLAIDRDAARAAVLDLSERYGFDVEPDATVADVSVGVQQRVEILKALYRGADVLILDEPTAVLTPQEVEDLFGVLEELTEQGKTVIFITHKLGEALEAADEVTVLRDGRNVGSVRTDDTSREELAELMVGREVVLETDSAPADPGGPILDVSGVSATDDRDVTAVDDVSFTLHEGEVFGIAGVDGNGQSELVDVITGLREPEAGSVTLAGRDVTEASRRERTRSGMAYIPEDRQERGLVMDFDLTENGVLGSQHDEPFARGGRLDWEHAGDHAEDVIAEYDVRPPDAAATAKSLSGGNQQKFIVGREFAREPTCLVASHPTRGVDIGSTEFIHDRLVDLRDDGRGVLLVSSKLDEVRGLSDRLAVMYRGRIVAVVDPDEVTEEQLGLLMAGEEPESVPHASTGAVTEGGSPGRTSESDEVGDPSRDPGSGEVSHE
- a CDS encoding BMP family lipoprotein, with the protein product MSRDIDRRTFVKGASAAGIVGLAGCTGGPEDDGSSGNGDGSTDEPTDTEATSDEGTGAGGSAEGSAELNVGMVYATGGLGDGSFNDQAQTGIKQSAEEFDVSYDESQPGSVSEFATYQQQYAQSTDPDYGLVSCIGFLQADALSETSGNFPDQDFMIVDSVVESDNVASYVFAEHEGSFLVGQLAGILTSQSFSAGSGSTQSDSTSVGFVGGVESSLIQKFEAGYKAGVKHANSDVDIKTTYVGDFNDPSGGQEAALAMYNDGADIVYHAAGNTGTGVFQAAQEAGCFAIGVDQDQSKTRSNYADVILASMVKRVDTAVYNAVEAKVNGEFQSGSTVALGLEQEGVAAVYGAELGSEISSDVKTQISESRQSIIDGGLEVPQTPGEL
- a CDS encoding phosphohexomutase domain-containing protein, producing the protein MDLFGTAGIRGSAEERVTPELALDVARAVGAAAVEVGDHEFVVARDGRVTGPSLAAAVEAGLTSAGADVIRLGQLPTPGLAFASRGRRGVMLTASHNPPADNGIKVFSDGVEYAETAETDVEERVAGGVPPAHWDEWGDVSAADVLETYRDAVAAYASGFGADPDGLRVAVDCGNGMASLATPHVLRALGADVVTLNANVDGHFPGRESKPTAESLADLRAFVRDGGAAFGIGHDGDADRIVLVDGEGEVVHEDTVLAILAELYVRESDAADPVVVTTPNASGRIDERVREAGGRVERVALGYLHDGIASARDDGGDVVFAAEPWKHIHTGFGGWIDGVTSAAVLTRLVAEAAAESSDTDVGAIGGLAGLRSPVTERPYRKRSVDCPDGAKEAVMDRLGTTLPERFPGATVSTEYGVRLTFPDDAWALVRPSGTEPYVRVYAESDDVDALVAEVTGVVEAAVEGAGER
- a CDS encoding acylphosphatase encodes the protein MSDATDGSDATGDRVRAHVFVSGRVQGVYYRASTRDAARDRGVHGWVRNLDDGRVEAVFEGSRDDVEAMVEWCRTGSDAAVVEDVDAEYGDPEGESGFVVRR
- a CDS encoding efflux RND transporter permease subunit yields the protein MVEFDHERLVERASDLITDRPGRVVLAFLLVTAVFAVGLSNVSTEAGTSQFASGIPAEEALSDVQREFGPSFEADTGSTQLIQRNRNVLSKQAMLRMLRTQDRLEEREDLRVASTSSAAAVVARTIDPSARTTEAQIRALERSTPSEVREAVRSNADNPAFTGSVSSDFNRKSASASATIGVVTHELPDGLSSGSAAGQGGTSPLTPIQQRVERVVASDTGDITVFGSGILADEFSKVIVDSLLIVTPAAVVFIVFFLVVAYRDLLDLLLGTATLLMAIVWTFGFLGLAGIPFNQMMIAVPPLLLAVGIDFGIHVVNRYREDLDALGVDGAMEATTRQLLVAFFIVTGTTVIGFLSNLVSDLEPIKDFGVVAAVGIVFTFLLFGVFLPAAKVWIDRRRDRIPIPTFSQKPLGAEGSRLSRVLSGGVSIARAAPTVFLAVVLVSSLAAGAYATGVDTSFSQEDFLPPEETPAYLESLPEPFAPADYSVVATLNFLDDNFESTNDGQVTVYVEGRMQRDTALEELHRMGESPPDSIVSEGRQAESTSIVTVVRSHAEEDEEFRQLVARNDADGNGIPDDNLGQVYDALLSSPAGAQAAQYLSDDRRSARVVYTTKASASQGEITDDARAMADRHRDDATATGNTVVFKAVSDLIFQSAVQSLAIALGLTVVFLLVVYRILEGYASLGLANTVPILVAVAGVAATMRLAGISFNAFTATILALTIGLGIDYSVHVTHRFVDERREHGLFVSLDRTVRGTGGALAGSMLTTTTGIGVLVLAILTVLGQFGVLTALSILYSFLASLFVLPSALVVWDRTLGFDPDRPLPESKPSPDDGTEERAKSGDVAATD